A window of Hevea brasiliensis isolate MT/VB/25A 57/8 chromosome 14, ASM3005281v1, whole genome shotgun sequence contains these coding sequences:
- the LOC110663599 gene encoding DNA-directed RNA polymerase II subunit 4 — MSGEEEENAAELKIGDEFLKAKCLMNCEVALILEHKYEQLQQMSDDPMNQVSQVFEKSLQYVKRFSRYKNPDAVRQVREILSRYQLAEFELCVLGNLCPETVEEAIAMVPSIKTKGRAHDDEAIEKMLNDLSLIKKFE; from the exons ATGTCTGGTGAAGAGGAAGAAAATGCTGCTGAGCTCAAAATTGGAGATG AGTTTTTGAAGGCCAAGTGCTTGATGAATTGTGAAGTAGCATTAATTCTTGAACATAAATATGAGCAGCTTCAGCAGATGTCTGATGATCCGATGAACCAAGTCTCTCA GGTATTTGAGAAGTCACTACAGTATGTCAAGCGGTTTAGCCGTTATAAAAATCCTGATGCTGTCAGACAAGTTCGAGA AATTCTTAGCCGATATCAGTTGGCTGAATTTGAG CTCTGTGTTCTTGGCAACCTTTGTCCTGAAACTGTGGAGGAAGCTATTGCTATGGTACCTTCTATTAAG ACAAAAGGACGGGCTCATGATGATGAGGCAATTGAGAAAATGTTGAACGACCTgtcattgatcaagaaatttgaataG
- the LOC110663596 gene encoding LOW QUALITY PROTEIN: cytoplasmic tRNA 2-thiolation protein 1 (The sequence of the model RefSeq protein was modified relative to this genomic sequence to represent the inferred CDS: inserted 1 base in 1 codon; substituted 2 bases at 2 genomic stop codons), whose product MEEVADTKARKGGARLCSLCDQRRAALKRPKTLEQICRECFYKVFEEEIHQVIVDNQLFKPVERVAIGASGGKDSTVLAYVLSELNRRHNYGLDLFLLSVDEGITGYRDDSLETVKRNEIQYGLPLKIVSYKDLYGWTMDEIVKMIGLKNNCTFCGXFRRQVTQYSSPHSQKQYKNEIXNVLCYLSXKALDRGAALLKVDKVATGHNAGDIAETVLLNILRGDIARLSRCTSITTGEDGPIPRCKPFKYTYEKEIVMYAYFKRLDYFSTECIYSPNAYRGFAREFIKDLERIRPRAILDIIKSGENFKISTNTKMPEQRTCERCGYISSQKWCKACVLLEGLNRGLPKLGIGQSRGLDNDGRKEVKHSNGTKNIESKQCGTLDF is encoded by the exons ATGGAGGAAGTCGCCGACACGAAGGCCAGGAAGGGTGGTGCTCGCCTCTGTAGCCTCTGTGATCAGAGAAGGGCTGCTCTTAAAAGACCCAAAACTCTAGAGCAG ATTTGCAGGGAGTGTTTTTATAAGGTGTTTGAGGAAGAGATACACCAAGTGATTGTGGATAACCAGCTATTCAAGCCTGTTGAGCGTGTTGCTATTGGTGCCTCTGGTGGTAAAG ATTCTACAGTTCTCGCTTATGTGTTGTCAGAATTAAATCGCCGGCATAATTATGGTCTCGATCTCTTCTTATTGTCTGTTGACGAAGGCATTACTGGTTACAGGGATGACTCGCTTGAAACTGTCAAAAGAAATGAAATTCAG TATGGCTTGCCCTTGAAGATTGTTTCCTACAAGGATTTGTATGGATGGACAATGGATGAGATTGTGAAGATGATTGGTTTAAAGAATAATTGCACATTTTGTG GTTTTCGTCGTCAGGTAACACAGTATTCCAGCCCCCACTCTCAAAAACAGTACAagaatgaaatttaaaatgtgtTGTGTTATTTGTCTTAAAAGGCCCTTGATCGGGGTGCTGCATTGTTGAAAGTAGACAAGGTTGCTACTGGGCATAACGCAGGTGATATTGCCGAAACAGTTCTTTTGAATATATTGCGAGGCGATATTGCTAG ATTGAGTAGATGCACTTCAATAACAACTGGTGAAGATGGTCCAATTCCAAGATGCAAGCCTTTCAAGTACACCTATGAGAAGGAGATTGTTAT GTATGCCTATTTCAAGAGGCTGGACTACTTCTCCACAGAAT GTATATATTCTCCAAATGCATATCGTGGTTTTGCTCGTGAGTTCATCAAAGATTTGGAGAGAATCAG ACCTAGGGCCATACTTGACATCATTAAATCGGGGGAGAATTTCAAAATATCCACTAATACAAAAATGCCAGAGCAGAGGACTTGTGAACGTTGTGGTTACATTTCAAGCCAG AAATGGTGTAAAGCTTGTGTTCTACTTGAGGGACTGAACCGGGGTTTGCCAAAGTTGGGTATTGGGCAAAGCCGAGGCCTTGATAATGATGGCAGAAAGGAAGTGAAACACAGTAACGGAACAAAAAATATTGAGAGCAAACAATGTGGAACTTTGGATTTCTGA